The Oxobacter pfennigii genome includes the window GGTAAATCAGAAAGCCAAATCGATATTATTAAAAGGGCTGGACTGCTCCATGATATAGGAAAAGTAGGAGTTCCTGACAGAGCATTGAACAAAGCCGAAAAGCTTACCGATGAAGAGTACGAGCTTATGAAAAGTCATAGCAGAGAAGGGGCACGCATACTTGAATCCCTGGGTTTTTTTCATGACCTTATCCCTTATGTGTTGTATCACCATGAAAAATATGACGGGACGGGTTATCCTTTTGGCCTTGAAGGAGATGCAATTCCGGAAGGAGCCCAGATTATTTCTGTAGCCGATGCGTTAGATGCACTTACTTCAGATAGGGTTTACCGGAAAGCTACACCCTGGTCTGTGGCCGTTGAAGAAATCATAAGAGCAAAAGGCAGTCAATTTTCACCTGTCGTTGTTGATGCATTTTTAGTTTGGCTTAACCAGCCTGAGATGATTATAGGTCCTTTAAATAATCCCGGAAATGATATAAGCAGGACAAGTAAGAACATACCTCTTTTATGCAATAAATGCGGCATAACACTCCCTTATCCCGTAAATGGGGTATCTAATTGCTATGTTTGTGGAGAAAGTTTTAATGTGGAACAGATAGGCGGAGTATGGCATTTCAAGTAGCTTCCATTTAGCTTAGGACGCTATTTTTTTATTACAAACTCATCCATAACTGTGCCCTTAAGATCCATCGCGTATACATTTAAACCATCCCCTTCAGCATCCACCAGAACAAAATGGTGCCTGGCTATGGGGGGAATTATCACTCCTTGACTGCTTATATATTTGTCTCTCAGCTTTTCACCTCCCCCTCCCGTTATAACCTGATATATAGGATTTTTAAAATTACCATCCAA containing:
- a CDS encoding HD-GYP domain-containing protein, whose amino-acid sequence is MMDYFKDVLINIKNAADEIKSINSKPELLKKVPDIISTVIDYEKAAIYSMDFILDEVELYYSNLSEEQTDSFTKKLNEQFEVFKQESINKPVSIDGMPAAAIRIQSQDTGYIIYLFRPSSYEDWEYYALELIKGSIETVLHLIAAAEKEEVFKQQVIRMISRAIEKRSNYTGGHSERVAQYAAGIARAMGKSESQIDIIKRAGLLHDIGKVGVPDRALNKAEKLTDEEYELMKSHSREGARILESLGFFHDLIPYVLYHHEKYDGTGYPFGLEGDAIPEGAQIISVADALDALTSDRVYRKATPWSVAVEEIIRAKGSQFSPVVVDAFLVWLNQPEMIIGPLNNPGNDISRTSKNIPLLCNKCGITLPYPVNGVSNCYVCGESFNVEQIGGVWHFK